The genomic stretch CGGGCTCATCGGCGCGGCCCAGCTCGCGCTCGGGATGCGGGAGAACCAGATCCTCGGGTTCGCCTTCATATTCGGGTTCATCTTCCTGATCGGCGGGCTCCAGGCCGTTTTATCCGGCGGGTCGGGAATCTCGGCGACGGCGGAGGCGGTCCTCGCGGTCGTGGGCCTGGCGTTCCTTGCCCTCGCCCGCTTCATCGCCGGGAAGGTGACGAAGGAGCGGATCGTCCGAACAATTCCGTAAAAATATGGAACGGGCCGGCCTATTGCCCGGCCGCCGTCCCTTCCCTGAGATACCGGAGGACCGGGGCGAGGACCTCCTCATTCACCGCGCCCGCTTTTGCCGCAGAGTTGCTGTTCATGGCGATGTAGGTGTCCTTCTCGGCCCAGTAGTAGAGTATCGTGTACGAGCCGTAGTACCCGCCGGTATGGCCGTAGAGGGTCAGGCCCTCCGATGCGTTCTGCTGCGTGAAGTATCCATAACCGCACCCGACGCTCAACTCCCCGAGACCGGGCACCAACCCGATCTTCTGAGACTGCGGGGAGGTGTTCTCCATCGCCGCAAGCGATGCCGGGCTGATCAGCGCTCCCGAGCGGAGTGCACGGTGGAACCTGTTGAGATCGGCCGTCGTGCTCACGATATCCCCGGCGCCCCGGTCGAACTGGATGTAGAGGTCGCTGAAGTCCATGACGGTGCCGTCTTCTTCGCTTTCCTGTGCCCGCATATGCGGCCCGGGGATGTGATTGATCCGGTGGACAAACGTATCGTTCATCCCCGCCGGGACGAGGATGTTGCGGGTGACGTAGTCCTCGTAGGGGACGCCGGCCGCCTCGTCGACGATCAGCGTGAGAAGGATGTAGTTCACGTTCGAGTAGGTGTACCCCGTTCCCGGCGGGTAGAGGGGGCCTGCATCGAGGCCCTGCCGCATCCCTTCCTGGTAGGGGATCGGGGTATCGGGGTTCATGTACTCTTCGAGGACGATCGCGTTCTCGTCGTAGTCCGCGATCCCGCTCGTGTGGTCGAGGAGGTGGCGGACGGTGATTGTGTTGCTCTCCGGGATCGCCTCCGCCACGCCCGCCGGGAGCCAGCGGTCGATGGGGTCGTCGAGCGAGAGCTTTCCGTCCTCGGCAAGCTGCTGAACCGCGACGCTCGTGAAGGTCTTTGTCACGCTCGCGATGATGAACCGCATCTCCGGCGTCGCCGGCATCGCGGGGGAGAGCGAGGCGTTGCCGGCCGCGTGGCTCCAGGTCCATCCCGGCGTCGAGATCTCGATCAGGGTGCCGGGGACGCCGGCGCTCACAACCCCGGCCGAGACGATCGACTCGAGATCGGAGGCTACCGCCGTGGGCGGGGGGTTTCGGTAGGCGTCGCCCGCTTCCTGCACGGGTCCGGTGCTCTGCATGCACCCGGAGGTGAGGACTGCCGCGGCTACGGTGATGCCGATGAGAAGGAGGATATATGGCTTTGCATAGGGAAAGAGGCGCATAGATTTTCGTATGGTTTTTTCGGTTATATGGTATCTCCTTTGAGGGGCGTATGGTGCATCGCTGCCGGCAGACGTCGGTCCCGGGCTGTTACTCGGCACCTGTGAGGGGAACATCGGGGGGAAAGGCCGTGTGTTCGGGCTGTTTTATCCCGGGTGCCGGCGTGGATAAGGTATATATGGTGCTGTACCTTCTCCGCTCCCATGCAGGAGGAGCACGATCTCCCGAACCGGATCCTTCGTGCTCTCCGGTTCCGGCCGAAGGGCATGACCATCACCGAGGTGGCGAAACAGCTCGGCGTCACCCGGAACTCGGTCTCGAAGCACCTTGAGATCCTCCAAGTTGCCGGCAAGGTCGACGTCCGGCAGATCGGCAACGCGAAACTCTACTCCCTCGCCCAGCGCGTCCCGATCTCCGCCTTCCTCTGCTTCACGAAGAATCTCATTATTATCCTGGATGCCGATCAGCGAATCGTCCAGGTCAACGACCAGTGCCTCCGGCACCTCCTGCGGTCGAAGGACGACCTGATAGGCCGGACCATCCAGGAGGCCGCCCTCCCCGTCGTCTCCTCTCCGGAAGCACTCGCGGTGATCGAGGGACTCGAGCGGGAGCAGGTGGTCGCCGATATCCGCTACGCGCGGGATGACGGGGAGTTCTTCTACCAGATGCAGGCGATCCCGACGACCTTCGAGGACGGGGAGAAAGGGTGCACCCTTGTCCTTGAGGATATCACCGAGCGGAAGCGCTACGTCAGTGACATGGAATTCCTCGCTCGGACTGGTCGGGACTTCAGGGACATGGATGTGACCGACGACATCTACCAGTACGTTGCACAGGAATTATACACTCTTGCTCCGGGATTCCTGGTCTGGGTCGGCATCATCGATGAGTCGGACCAGATACTCATTCTAAAAAGCGTCGTCGGAAACCCTGTTGCCATCGCGGTCACGGAGCAGTTCGTAGGAATGAAGGTGGAGGGGATGGCGTTTCCTATCACGAAAGCTGATACGGCAGAGCTCATCCGTCACCTGAAACTTGTCAAGGGCCCTCCCCTCTACAGGCTCATGCACATGGAGATCCCCGAGGAGAGCTGCCAGCAGGTTGAGGAGGCTGCAGGGGGCATCGACACCTACCTGATGGGCCTCGTCTCCAGGGGGAGAATCGTGGGAGATGTCGGGATAAGCATTCAGGCGGGCACTGAACTGCCGAACCGGGGACTCATAGAGGCATTCGTCCGGCAGGCCGCGATTGCAATCGATAGAAAGATCGCCGACGACAGACTCAGGCAGAGCCTCGCGCGCGAACAGGAGCAGGTCCGGAACCTGTTATTCCTCTCCCGGACTGCGATGGATTTCATCGAGATGGAAGATTCCGTCGACATCTATCACTACATCGGAGACCGTCTCCATGATCTCACTCCCGACAGCATCATATTTGTCTGCACCCTGGACGCAGAGCGGCGGGAGATCAGGTTCAGGGGGGTCGTAGGGGACAGAGAACAGATTGAACGCCTGCAGGGTGTTATCGGGACTGAACTTATCGGCATACCATTCCCTCTCAGTGAGATGCTCCTATCGGGCTCTGGCGTATCCACGGACAGGATCTTTGAGAGCCCTTCACTCTACGATACTTTCTTTCACCAGATCCCCGAAGAGCACTGTGTGCAGGCCGAGACAGAACTCGGGCTCGGCAGGGGGTTTGGGAGGAACTTCTCCTGCAGGGAGGGTGTCTCGGGGTGCATAATGATCAAACTCACGCGGCCGGGTGATCTCGCAAACCGGGAAGTCATTGAGGCGTTCGCCAATCAGGCCTCTGTCGCTCTGTTGCGCCGCCGTGCAAGAGGGAACCTCCTCCGGAGTGAGCGGCGGTTCCGGGACGTCATCGACTCTTCGCCGTTTGCCGCCGCGATCATCGATTCAGACGGCCGCTATACCTACCTCAACCGGGCGTTCACCGACCTCTTCGGGTACACGCTTGAGGATATCCCCACCGGAAAGAACTGGTTCCGGCTGGCGTTCCCCGATCCCGTCTGCCGGCGGAAGGCGATCGCCGTCTGGAAGACCGACCGGGAGCAGGCCGGCCCCGGCCGGCCCCGGCTGCGGACGTTTCAGGTCCGGTGCAGGGACGGGAAGGAGAAGACGATCCGCTTCTCGCCTGTCGAACTCTCGGACGGGACAGAGTATGTCACCTACGAGGACGTCACCGAGGAGCGCCGGGTCTACAGGACGCTGGTGGGCGAGATAGCCGGGTTACGAAAAAAGTAATTGTTTGGCGTTCTGCACCTGCCGGAAAGATTGTTGCCGGTCCCGCTACAGCGTCTCCTCGCCGTAGAGGTAGGGCCTGAGGGCCTTCGGGATCGTGACCGAACCGTCCTCGTTCTGGTAGTTCTCGAGGATCGCCCGGATCGCGCGGGAGGTCGCGATTGCAGTGCTGTTCAGGGTGTGCAGGTAGCGCTTCTCGGTGAACTCGGTCGGATCGCGCACCTTGATGTTCAGCCTGACCGCCTGGTAGGCCGTGCAGTTGGAGCAGGAGACCGCTTCGCGGTAGCGCTCCTCGCGCGGCATCCAGACCTCGAGGTCGTACTTCTTCGCAGCGACGGTCCCGATATCCCCGGTGCAGATCAGGACGACCCGGTAGGGGAGGCCGAGTTTCTGGAAGACTGCCTCGGCGTTCGCCATCAGTTCCTCGTGGAGATCCCAGGACTGATCCGGCGTGGCGTAGATGAACTGCTCCACCTTGTGGAACTGGTGGACGCGGAAGAGCCCTTTCGTATCGAGCCCGTGCGCCCCGATCTCGCGCCGGAAGCACGGGCTCAACCCCGCCAGCCGGAGCGGCAGATCCTTCTCCTCGAAGATTTCGTCGCTGTACATCGCGGCCATCGGGTGCTCGCTCGTCGCGATCAGGTACTCGTCCTCGCCGTCGATCTTGTACATGACGTTCTCGAAGTCGGCGAGATCGGTCACGCCCTCGTATGCGGCCCGGTTCATCATGTAGGGAGGGATGATCGGGGTGTATCCGCGCTCGACAAGAATGTCCATCGCAAACCGCTGGAGCGCCATATCAAGCAGGGCGAGCCTGCCCTTCAAGAAGTAGAACCCGGACCCGGCGATCTTCGCCGCGCGCTCGAAGTCCGCCCAGTCGTGCTCGACGGCGAGCGCGCCGTGGTTCTTCAAGTCGAACGCGGGAAGGTTCGGTTCACCCCACCGGCGGATCTCGACGTTCTCGGAATCGTCCTTACCGATGGGCACGCTCTCGTGCAGGATGTTCGGGAGCCGCATCAGGCGATACTTTATCGCTTCGGTGAGGTCATCGTATTCCGCCTCGGCCTCGTTGACCCGCGCGGGAAGGCCCGCCGCCTCGGCAAGGAGCCCCTCGATCTCCTCTCCTGCCTTCCTCGCCTGGCTGATCTCGCGGGATATAACGTTTCTGCGGTTGCGCAGGCTCCCGATCGCCACGGTGAGTTCCCGTGCTCTCCGGTCCATCTCCAGCACCTCGTCGACCCAGGCAAGTTTCTCGGTGTCTCCTCTCTTCGTGAGGTCTGCCCTGACGATCTCGGGGTGTGCACGAACGAACTTCAACTCAAGCATGCTGTCTCTCGTACATACTTCGGCATGACGGTATAATAGGGTCGTGTTGCCCCTCTGCAGGATGGGTGCCGGGGACTCCGGGGCCGAGCGCCCGGACTGCATCCTGCCGCCCCCGTCCGAAACCTACTCTTATAATTTCCGGCGAACCAACTCATCTGGTATGGAAAAGAACCAGAAGATCGTCCTGGCGACGGCTGCCCTCATCACGCTCGGACTGCTCTTCATCGAGCCCATCTTCGCCCTCATCGCACTCGTCTTCGTGATCGTTCTCCTGATGAGTTTCCATATCATGGGAGATACGGCGAACTACCCGCTCGTCATCGCGGAGCTCTCGGAGAATGCGCGGGAGATCACCGTCATCAATACCGGGACTGCGAGGGCGCAGAAGATCCATGTCGCACTCGTCCCGCTCGACATCGAGTTCGAGGTCGCCTCGCTCGACCCGGACGAGAAGTCCCGGTTCAGCCTGGCGTCGATGGTCTCGGAGGCAAAAGCGGTCGTCACCTACGAGAATGCCGAAGGCCGGGAGTTCCGGCGCTCATATTCGATCACGGCGCTCGGGGCCGGGCGCGATCCTACCGAACCGCTCATCCCCATCTTCGGGCGCCGGTGAGGGGTTGGGTGGCGGGGAGGGCAGCGTGTTGATAACGGTGGCCTGCCTCTGCCGGTCGCCCCACTATGTCCTGCGGGTGCCAAAGCCTGCCGAAGCCTCGGGGTGTCCCGCCGATTGCTCATAGGGGCACCACGAACCCGTGCACGGATTCCCATTGGGTATCGCCACGGGGGGAGGGGACAGGGGGGGGTCCCCCTCCCTGCAACCCTCCCCCTCCCAAGGCGATTCTCCCATGGTCCAATTGCACCGGGCTTTTGATCGAGTCCTGCCTGTCCTTCTATGGGGGTAACACGCATGCAGCGATCAAATCCCCGGGGCGGCCCGCTAAACCTGGATCTCCTCGACATCCGGGGCGCTTTCAAAAAAAATGATTTTCAGGAGGCGAGATACTCGAGCGTCCGCGCGAGCGCGGCCGTCAGTTCCTCGTCTTTCTCTGCGTACTCGTAGAGCGCCCTGTAGAGCATGAAGACGAGTTCGTAGCCGTAGATGTCGAACGCCTCCTCCGGCGCGAGCGATGCGAGGTAGGAGTCCGTCCGGATCTCGATGTTGGTGTACATCAGTTCGTGGAAGGCCCCGTCCTCGTCGAGGACGCAGATCTGGGCATCGACGGGCATGCTCGGGTCGTCGGGGCGGTAGGGGAGCGGGTCGCCCTTCCCGAGAACGATCATCTTCTTCTCGTAGAACTCCTGGTCGTAGAGTTCCCCTGACGCCTCCCTCTTTGCGCGCCGGAGCATCTCGAGCCCGATCTGCTTCACGACCGGCGCCGTATCGGCAGCCATCCGCGCAAGGAGGGCTCCCATGCTGCCCCGGAGTTCCGAGGCCGATTCTTCCTTCTTCGCCTGCAGGTCCTCAAGGGTTTCGAGGAGGCGGGCGTATCCCTCTTCGATGATCGGATCCATTGCTCACTCACCTCTTGCGTATGCCGGCATAAGCGCACCGGTTTGTCCCGCTAGTCGCCCTGCCGGAGGCGCTCGGCCCCGAGGGCGCCCGCATACGCGAGCGTGCTCACGAGGATGATCGTCGCACCCGAGGGGACGTCGAGAAGGTAGGAGAGCCCTATCCCCGCCAGGGTGAAGACGATGCCGAGGGCGACGGCGAGGATCATCATGCTCCGGATCCGGGTGGTGTAGAGGCGGCTGATCGCCGCCGGGAGTGTCAGGAGCGCGATCACCAGGATGATCCCCACCACCCGGATCAGCATCACCACCGTGAGCGCAATCAGCACGAGGAGGAGGAGCGAAAGCCGCTCGACCGGGAGGTTCAGGACCCTCGCGTAGTCCGGGTCGAAGGTGACCGCCTGGAGCTCCCGGTAGAGGAGGGCCACGACGGCGACGATGATGGCGACGAGCACCCCCATCAGCAGGATGTCTCCCCGCGGCACGAGGAGGATGTTCCCGAAGAGGTAGGAGAAGAGGTCGGGGGCGAATCCCGGTGTCAGGTAGACGAAGAGGATCCCGACGGCCATCCCCGCCGCCCAGACCGCACCGATGATGGTGTCCATCTGCTGCCGGGCCCGGAGCTGGAGCGCGCCCATCCCGAGCGCCGTCGCCACGGTGAATCCGGCTGCGCCGAGGAGCGGGTCTATCCCGAAGAAGTAGCCGAGGCCGATCCCGCCGAAGGCCGCGTGCGATATGCCGCCGCTGACCGAGACCATCCGCCGCACCACGACGTAGGTCCCGATGATGCCGCAGGCCACGCTCGCGAGCACCCCGGCGATGAGGGCGTTCCTGAAGAACTCGAACCCGAGCACCTCGAACATGCTCACTCCTCCCGGTGCTCTGAAAAGACCCGGTGCGGAACCCCGTGGGCGATGAGATCGACCGGGCAGTGGTATGCGGCTTCAAGCATATCCGGCGTGATCTCGTTTGTGTCGTGCGTATAGAGGCGCCTGTTTAAGCAGGCGACCCGGGTCACATGCTCCGGGATCACCCCGATGTCGTGGGTCACGAGGACGATCGCCATCCGTTCGCGGAGCCCGTCAAGGATGCTGTAGAACTGCGCCGCCGTCGGCGCGTCCACGTAGACCGTCGGTTCGTCGAGGAGCAGCACCTTCGGGTCGCCGACGAGCGCCCGGGCAATGATCGCCCGCTGCTGCTCCCCGCCGGAGAGATCCCGGATCTGCCGGTCGGCGAGACCGGCGATGCCCATCGTCTCGAGCGCCTCCTCCGTCCGGGCGTGGTCTTCGGCCCCGTAACGCCGCGGGATTCGGGTGATGTGACCGAGGCGGCCGGAGAGAACCATCTCCCGCACG from Methanoculleus chikugoensis encodes the following:
- a CDS encoding PAS domain S-box protein, which encodes MQEEHDLPNRILRALRFRPKGMTITEVAKQLGVTRNSVSKHLEILQVAGKVDVRQIGNAKLYSLAQRVPISAFLCFTKNLIIILDADQRIVQVNDQCLRHLLRSKDDLIGRTIQEAALPVVSSPEALAVIEGLEREQVVADIRYARDDGEFFYQMQAIPTTFEDGEKGCTLVLEDITERKRYVSDMEFLARTGRDFRDMDVTDDIYQYVAQELYTLAPGFLVWVGIIDESDQILILKSVVGNPVAIAVTEQFVGMKVEGMAFPITKADTAELIRHLKLVKGPPLYRLMHMEIPEESCQQVEEAAGGIDTYLMGLVSRGRIVGDVGISIQAGTELPNRGLIEAFVRQAAIAIDRKIADDRLRQSLAREQEQVRNLLFLSRTAMDFIEMEDSVDIYHYIGDRLHDLTPDSIIFVCTLDAERREIRFRGVVGDREQIERLQGVIGTELIGIPFPLSEMLLSGSGVSTDRIFESPSLYDTFFHQIPEEHCVQAETELGLGRGFGRNFSCREGVSGCIMIKLTRPGDLANREVIEAFANQASVALLRRRARGNLLRSERRFRDVIDSSPFAAAIIDSDGRYTYLNRAFTDLFGYTLEDIPTGKNWFRLAFPDPVCRRKAIAVWKTDREQAGPGRPRLRTFQVRCRDGKEKTIRFSPVELSDGTEYVTYEDVTEERRVYRTLVGEIAGLRKK
- a CDS encoding serine hydrolase domain-containing protein — encoded protein: MRLFPYAKPYILLLIGITVAAAVLTSGCMQSTGPVQEAGDAYRNPPPTAVASDLESIVSAGVVSAGVPGTLIEISTPGWTWSHAAGNASLSPAMPATPEMRFIIASVTKTFTSVAVQQLAEDGKLSLDDPIDRWLPAGVAEAIPESNTITVRHLLDHTSGIADYDENAIVLEEYMNPDTPIPYQEGMRQGLDAGPLYPPGTGYTYSNVNYILLTLIVDEAAGVPYEDYVTRNILVPAGMNDTFVHRINHIPGPHMRAQESEEDGTVMDFSDLYIQFDRGAGDIVSTTADLNRFHRALRSGALISPASLAAMENTSPQSQKIGLVPGLGELSVGCGYGYFTQQNASEGLTLYGHTGGYYGSYTILYYWAEKDTYIAMNSNSAAKAGAVNEEVLAPVLRYLREGTAAGQ
- the serS gene encoding serine--tRNA ligase → MLELKFVRAHPEIVRADLTKRGDTEKLAWVDEVLEMDRRARELTVAIGSLRNRRNVISREISQARKAGEEIEGLLAEAAGLPARVNEAEAEYDDLTEAIKYRLMRLPNILHESVPIGKDDSENVEIRRWGEPNLPAFDLKNHGALAVEHDWADFERAAKIAGSGFYFLKGRLALLDMALQRFAMDILVERGYTPIIPPYMMNRAAYEGVTDLADFENVMYKIDGEDEYLIATSEHPMAAMYSDEIFEEKDLPLRLAGLSPCFRREIGAHGLDTKGLFRVHQFHKVEQFIYATPDQSWDLHEELMANAEAVFQKLGLPYRVVLICTGDIGTVAAKKYDLEVWMPREERYREAVSCSNCTAYQAVRLNIKVRDPTEFTEKRYLHTLNSTAIATSRAIRAILENYQNEDGSVTIPKALRPYLYGEETL
- a CDS encoding metal ABC transporter ATP-binding protein — its product is MTAPVIEVEDVRVRLRGHTVLEDVNLAVYPDDFYAIIGPNGGGKTTLLKVILGLLQPSRGTVRILGGTGAAARRDLGYVPQFRTFDFEYPITVREMVLSGRLGHITRIPRRYGAEDHARTEEALETMGIAGLADRQIRDLSGGEQQRAIIARALVGDPKVLLLDEPTVYVDAPTAAQFYSILDGLRERMAIVLVTHDIGVIPEHVTRVACLNRRLYTHDTNEITPDMLEAAYHCPVDLIAHGVPHRVFSEHREE
- a CDS encoding metal ABC transporter permease — its product is MFEVLGFEFFRNALIAGVLASVACGIIGTYVVVRRMVSVSGGISHAAFGGIGLGYFFGIDPLLGAAGFTVATALGMGALQLRARQQMDTIIGAVWAAGMAVGILFVYLTPGFAPDLFSYLFGNILLVPRGDILLMGVLVAIIVAVVALLYRELQAVTFDPDYARVLNLPVERLSLLLLVLIALTVVMLIRVVGIILVIALLTLPAAISRLYTTRIRSMMILAVALGIVFTLAGIGLSYLLDVPSGATIILVSTLAYAGALGAERLRQGD